One Salvelinus fontinalis isolate EN_2023a unplaced genomic scaffold, ASM2944872v1 scaffold_0041, whole genome shotgun sequence genomic region harbors:
- the LOC129842459 gene encoding zinc finger protein 850-like has product MGERGDYRGSSGEPQQPHDADAAEKSLSTSKHLKKRLQRPTGKKSHCCSDCGKRFTSSGIKIHQRIHTGEKPYGFDQCGKSFVESSCLTIHQRIHTGEKSYSCDQCGKRCSTSGHLTIHQRIHTGEKRYSCDQCGKGFGTSGCLTKHQRIHTGEKPYSCDQCGKRCSTSGHLTIHQRIHTGEKSYICDQCGKSFAASGNLTIHKRIHTGEKPYSCGQCRKSFCTSGHLATHQRTHTGEKPYSCDQCGKSFGTSGCLTKHRRTHTGEKPYSCDQCGKSFTTSSYLTIHQRTHTGEKRYSCDQCGKGFGTSVCLTKHQRIHTGEKPYSCDQCGKRCSTSGHLTIHQRIHTGEKSYICDQCGKSFAESGNLTIHKRIHTGEKPYSCGQCGKSFTQSTSLTSHQRTHTGEKPYSCGQCGKSFCTSGRLATHRRTHTGEKPYSCDQCGKSFGTSGCLTKHRRTHTGEKSYSCDQCWKSFGTSGCLTKHRRTHTGEKPYSCDQCGKSFTTSSYLTIHQRTHTGEKRYSCAQCGKGFGTSGCLTKHQRIHTGEKPYSCDQCGKRCSTSGNLTIHKRIHTGEKSYICDQCGKSFAASGNLTIHKRTHTGEKPYSCDQCGKSFGTSGCLTKHRRTHTGEKSFSCDQCGKSFTQLSNMITHQRTHTGEKPYSCTQCGKSFTHSTSLKLHQRTHTGEKPYSCNQCEKSFSSLGLLTVHQRIHIGEKSYCCDQCGRSFTQLGSLVSHQRTHTGEKPHSCDQCDKRYSDKRSLTKHQKIHVVS; this is encoded by the exons ATGG gagagagaggggactatcgtggatcctctggggagcctcaacaacctcatgatgctgatgcggcagagaagagtctctccacgtcaaaacacctcaagaaacgcctgcagagacccacagggaaaaaatctcactgctgctctgactgtgggaagagattcacctcatcaggcattaaaatacatcagagaatacacacaggagagaagccttatggctttgatcaatgtgggaagagttttgttgagtcaagctgtctcactatacatcagagaatacacacaggagagaaatcatacagctgtgatcaatgtgggaagagatgttCTACATCTGGccatctaactatacaccagagaatacacaccggagagaaacgatatagctgtgatcaatgtggaaagGGTTTCGGTACATCTGGCTGTCTGACaaaacaccagagaatacacacaggagagaaaccttacagctgtgatcaatgtgggaagagatgttCTACATCTGGccatctaactatacaccagagaatacacacaggagagaaatcttacatctgtgatcaatgtgggaagagttttgctgcaTCTGGCAATCTGACTATAcacaagagaatacacacaggagagaaaccttatagctgtggtcaatgtcgGAAGAGTTTTTGTACATCTGGCCATCTggcaacacaccagagaacacacacaggagagaaaccttatagctgtgatcaatgtgggaagagtttcggTACATCTGGGTGTCTGACAAAAcaccggagaacacacacaggagagaaaccttatagctgtgatcaatgtgggaagagttttactacatctagctatctaactatacaccagagaacacacacaggagagaaacgatatagctgtgatcaatgtggaaagGGTTTCGGtacatctgtctgtctgacaaaacaccagagaatacacacaggagagaaaccttacagctgtgatcaatgtgggaagagatgttCTACATCTGGccatctaactatacaccagagaatacacacaggagagaaatcttacatctgtgatcaatgtgggaagagttttgctgaATCTGGCAATCTGACTATAcacaagagaatacacacaggagagaaaccttatagttgtggtcaatgtggaaagagttttactcagtcaaccagcctgacatcacaccagagaacacacacaggagagaaaccttatagctgtggtcaatgtgggaagagtttttgtaCATCTGGCCGTCTGGCAACAcaccggagaacacacacaggagagaaaccttatagctgtgatcaatgtgggaagagttttggtacaTCTGGGTGTCTGACAAAAcaccggagaacacacacaggagagaaatcttatagctgtgatcaatgctGGAAGAGTTTTGGTACATCTGGGTGTCTGACAAAACACCGGAGAAcacacacgggagagaaaccttatagctgtgatcaatgtgggaagagttttactacatctagctatctaactatacaccagagaacacacacaggagagaaacgctatagctgtgctcaatgtggAAAGGGTTTCGGTACATCTGGCTGTCTGACaaaacaccagagaatacacacaggagagaaaccatacagctgtgatcaatgtgggaagagatgttCTACATCTGGCAATCTGACTATAcacaagagaatacacacaggagagaaatcttacatctgtgatcaatgtgggaagagttttgctgcaTCTGGCAATCTGACTAtacacaagagaacacacacaggagagaaaccttatagctgtgatcaatgtgggaagagttttggtacaTCTGGGTGTCTGACAAAAcaccggagaacacacacaggagagaaatcttttagctgtgatcaatgtgggaagagttttactcagctaagcaacatgataacacaccagagaacacacacaggagagaaaccttatagctgtactcaatgtgggaagagttttactcattcAACCAGCTTGaaattacaccagagaacacacacaggagagaaaccttatagctgtaatcaatgtgagaAGAGTTTTTCTTCATTAGGCcttctgactgtacaccagagaatacacataggagagaaatcttattgctgtgatcaatgtgggagaaGTTTTACTCAGCTAGGCAGCCTGGTAtctcaccagagaacacacacaggagagaaacctcatagctgtgatcaatgtgacaagagatactctgataaaagatctctgactaaacatcagaaaatacatgttgtttcatga